From one Jatrophihabitans sp. genomic stretch:
- a CDS encoding aspartate aminotransferase family protein, producing the protein MTITHNEPRIAYSATQLEDLDRQVLVHPHQSGAHHERCVIVRGADCTVWDAHGNEMLDAMGGGNWVAQVGHARPELVQAATRQLSELEYFTGFDIYSNETAIRLAQRLVALAPAGLDRVFFISGGSEGVETAMKLARLFHHHRKQPDRTWIIARQFAYHGTTFGSGAATGFPGFNEGIGLPLPHVAKVSLPHPYRAADLYDDQDPTDFLIAELSDTIARIGAGNIAAMIGEPVMGGAGVLVPPADYWPRVRELLSSHGILLIADEVVTGFGRTGAWFDSVERGMAADILVTAKGLTSGYAPLGAVLMSDAIAETVAGAGAHLFHGHTYSGHPLPCAIALANLDVLQQEGLIARAHTIGEWFKTELAPLADLPVVGDIRIAGATVGIELVADRGTRQPLMAGDVAIEMRRRHGVLVRDYGNNLVLAPPLVIAPEQVAQASTALHEVLSRLGADGQLAGARE; encoded by the coding sequence ATGACAATCACCCATAACGAACCGCGGATCGCGTACTCGGCCACCCAGCTGGAAGATCTGGACCGGCAAGTGCTGGTGCACCCGCACCAGAGCGGCGCGCATCACGAACGGTGCGTCATCGTCCGAGGGGCTGACTGCACGGTATGGGACGCTCACGGCAACGAAATGCTGGACGCGATGGGCGGCGGCAACTGGGTGGCGCAGGTCGGTCACGCCCGGCCTGAGCTGGTGCAGGCGGCCACCCGGCAGTTGAGCGAGCTCGAATACTTCACCGGTTTCGACATCTACTCCAACGAGACCGCCATCCGCTTGGCGCAGCGACTCGTCGCCCTCGCCCCGGCAGGGTTGGACCGGGTGTTCTTCATCTCCGGCGGTTCCGAAGGGGTGGAGACCGCGATGAAGCTGGCCCGGCTGTTCCACCATCACCGCAAGCAGCCCGATCGGACCTGGATCATCGCCCGCCAGTTCGCCTATCACGGGACCACCTTCGGCAGCGGAGCAGCCACCGGTTTCCCTGGATTCAACGAGGGAATCGGGCTTCCCTTGCCGCATGTGGCGAAGGTGTCGCTGCCGCACCCGTACCGGGCCGCGGATCTGTACGACGACCAGGACCCCACCGACTTCTTGATAGCGGAGCTGTCCGACACCATCGCCCGGATCGGCGCGGGCAACATCGCCGCGATGATCGGCGAACCCGTCATGGGAGGCGCCGGAGTACTCGTTCCTCCGGCGGATTACTGGCCCCGAGTGCGGGAGCTGCTGTCCAGCCACGGCATCCTGCTGATTGCCGACGAGGTGGTGACCGGCTTCGGACGTACCGGCGCCTGGTTCGACTCGGTCGAGCGCGGCATGGCAGCTGACATCCTGGTCACCGCCAAGGGCCTCACCAGCGGGTACGCGCCGCTGGGCGCGGTGCTGATGTCCGACGCCATCGCCGAGACGGTGGCCGGCGCGGGCGCGCACCTGTTCCACGGCCACACCTACTCCGGTCATCCGCTGCCGTGCGCGATCGCGCTTGCCAACCTCGACGTGCTGCAGCAGGAGGGCCTGATTGCCCGCGCTCACACCATCGGCGAGTGGTTCAAGACCGAGCTGGCTCCGCTGGCCGACCTGCCAGTGGTCGGCGACATCCGGATCGCCGGCGCCACTGTCGGCATCGAACTGGTGGCTGATCGCGGCACCCGCCAACCGCTGATGGCCGGTGACGTGGCCATCGAGATGCGCCGACGGCATGGTGTCCTGGTTCGCGACTACGGCAACAACCTGGTGCTGGCCCCACCGTTGGTGATAGCGCCGGAGCAGGTGGCGCAGGCCTCGACCGCGCTGCACGAAGTGCTGTCGCGGCTGGGCGCCGACGGGCAGCTGGCCGGGGCTCGTGAGTGA
- a CDS encoding DUF6286 domain-containing protein, translating to MRLLNRLLAALLSLALIVAGVLVVIEVIAQRLGRRPVVVDWPRLYEWANRTPWQQGSVRVTCILLIVLGLLLLVAELKRSKPSRLAVRSEATDAAYTRRGVAATIRSAVNDVDGINSAAVSVSRRKVKVEATTAGLQPFTAESLQEPATTAARQRLDALELQEPPALAVTVSTPGARSR from the coding sequence ATGAGACTTCTCAACCGACTGCTTGCCGCCCTGCTCAGCCTCGCCCTGATCGTGGCCGGTGTCCTGGTGGTGATCGAGGTGATCGCCCAGCGGCTGGGCCGGCGACCGGTGGTCGTGGACTGGCCACGCCTGTACGAGTGGGCCAACCGCACCCCCTGGCAGCAGGGCAGCGTCCGGGTGACCTGCATCCTGCTGATCGTCCTCGGCCTGCTGCTGCTGGTTGCCGAGCTCAAGCGCAGCAAGCCGAGCCGGCTCGCCGTCCGATCGGAGGCCACCGACGCCGCGTACACCCGGCGCGGGGTCGCAGCGACCATCCGCTCAGCCGTCAACGACGTCGACGGCATCAACTCGGCGGCGGTGTCGGTGAGCCGGCGCAAGGTCAAGGTCGAGGCCACCACCGCCGGCCTGCAACCGTTCACCGCCGAAAGCCTGCAGGAGCCGGCCACCACGGCCGCCCGGCAGCGCCTGGACGCCCTGGAACTTCAGGAACCGCCGGCGTTGGCGGTCACCGTCAGCACCCCTGGCGCGAGGAGCCGCTGA
- a CDS encoding Asp23/Gls24 family envelope stress response protein: MTKPTSTTAVSPAGADAPASPPRLQTDQGRISVAENVVQKIAGMACREVSGVHRMGTSSGRAFGALRERIPGSSGPNVAQGVGVEVGETQAAIDLDIVVEYGVSIADLGKSIQRNVKQSVERMTGLEVVEVNVNVDDVYLPSDDQQQDAPARVS, from the coding sequence ATGACCAAACCCACCAGCACTACCGCCGTGAGTCCGGCCGGCGCCGACGCCCCCGCCAGCCCGCCGCGGCTGCAGACCGACCAGGGCAGGATCAGCGTCGCTGAGAATGTCGTTCAGAAGATTGCCGGAATGGCCTGCCGCGAGGTGAGCGGGGTGCACCGGATGGGCACCAGCAGCGGGCGCGCCTTCGGGGCGCTGCGCGAGCGGATCCCGGGCAGCAGCGGTCCCAACGTCGCCCAGGGCGTCGGCGTCGAGGTCGGCGAGACCCAGGCGGCGATCGACCTGGACATCGTCGTCGAGTACGGCGTGTCGATCGCTGATCTCGGCAAGAGCATCCAGCGCAACGTCAAGCAGTCGGTGGAACGGATGACCGGCCTGGAGGTCGTCGAGGTGAACGTCAACGTCGATGACGTCTACCTGCCCAGCGATGACCAGCAGCAGGACGCGCCAGCCCGGGTGTCATGA
- a CDS encoding SDR family oxidoreductase — translation MSQPRKAQVVVITGASGGIGRASAVAFAARGGTVALLARGERGLAGAAAEVERAGGRALVVPTDVADDEQVSAAAARVESEAGPIDVWVNSAFTSVFAPLDKITPAEFRRVTEVSYLGYVYATMAALRHMKPRDRGVIVQVGSALAYRGIPLQSAYCGAKHAIQGFHEALRCELLHDKSGIRVTMVQMPAVNTPQFSWVLSRLPRHAQPVPPIYQPEFAARAILFAADHPGRREYWVGSSTVGTLAANALAPGLLDRYLARTGFKSQQNERPQDADAPVNLWEPADGRDGHDFGAHGVFDDTSHERDPQLWASQHHGVLAAGAASLAAAVPLLRRRRSTR, via the coding sequence ATGAGCCAACCCAGAAAAGCCCAGGTCGTCGTCATCACCGGAGCCAGCGGCGGGATCGGCCGAGCGAGTGCGGTGGCGTTCGCGGCTCGGGGAGGCACCGTGGCGTTGCTGGCCCGGGGCGAGAGAGGGCTTGCCGGGGCGGCCGCCGAAGTCGAGCGAGCCGGGGGTCGGGCGCTGGTCGTGCCCACCGATGTCGCCGACGACGAGCAGGTGTCCGCGGCCGCGGCCCGGGTCGAGTCCGAAGCCGGCCCGATCGACGTCTGGGTCAACTCGGCGTTCACCTCGGTCTTCGCGCCGTTGGACAAGATCACCCCGGCGGAGTTCCGCCGGGTCACCGAGGTCAGCTACCTGGGCTACGTCTATGCCACCATGGCCGCCCTGCGCCACATGAAGCCACGGGACCGGGGCGTCATCGTTCAGGTCGGTTCTGCCTTGGCCTACCGGGGGATTCCGTTGCAGTCGGCCTACTGCGGCGCCAAGCACGCGATCCAGGGATTTCACGAGGCGTTGCGCTGCGAGTTGCTGCACGACAAGAGCGGCATCCGGGTCACCATGGTGCAGATGCCCGCGGTCAACACCCCGCAGTTCAGCTGGGTGCTGTCCCGGCTGCCGCGCCATGCCCAGCCGGTGCCGCCCATCTACCAACCCGAGTTCGCTGCCCGGGCGATCCTGTTCGCCGCCGATCACCCCGGGCGGCGCGAGTACTGGGTGGGCTCATCCACCGTGGGCACGCTGGCGGCCAACGCGCTGGCCCCCGGACTGCTGGACCGCTACCTGGCTCGAACCGGTTTCAAGTCCCAGCAGAACGAGCGCCCTCAGGACGCGGATGCGCCGGTCAACCTGTGGGAGCCCGCCGACGGCCGGGACGGCCATGATTTCGGCGCGCACGGCGTCTTCGACGACACCTCGCATGAACGCGATCCGCAGCTGTGGGCCTCACAGCATCACGGCGTGCTGGCCGCCGGCGCGGCGAGCCTGGCGGCGGCGGTGCCTTTGCTGCGACGGCGCCGCTCGACACGCTGA
- a CDS encoding Asp23/Gls24 family envelope stress response protein, giving the protein MTATAITEHSAGPPGPPDGAPKVGRGELGTISISESVVAKLAAQAAMEIPDAGAAAPRLLGRSLPGAGSLGVRPTSLTALPKASAHVDGSMALIRLEISVRWPVSVPAVTAAVREHVRTRVAELTGLIVAEVTIRVSDLVTELAQPPRRVR; this is encoded by the coding sequence ATGACCGCGACCGCCATCACCGAACATTCGGCCGGACCGCCGGGCCCGCCGGACGGCGCTCCCAAGGTGGGGCGCGGTGAGCTGGGCACCATCAGCATCAGCGAGTCGGTGGTCGCCAAGCTGGCCGCGCAGGCCGCGATGGAGATTCCGGACGCCGGCGCGGCAGCCCCCCGGCTGCTCGGCCGGTCGCTGCCGGGAGCCGGCAGCCTAGGCGTCCGGCCCACCAGCCTCACCGCGCTGCCCAAGGCATCGGCCCACGTCGACGGCTCGATGGCGCTGATCCGGCTGGAGATCAGCGTCCGGTGGCCGGTCTCGGTGCCCGCGGTGACCGCGGCCGTGCGCGAGCATGTCCGGACCCGGGTGGCGGAACTGACCGGCCTGATCGTGGCCGAGGTGACCATCCGGGTGAGCGACCTGGTGACCGAGCTCGCCCAACCACCCCGACGCGTGCGCTGA
- a CDS encoding VOC family protein: protein MRIARQILVFDAADLSAESTFWARLLGGTVDADDDWHTIYADGEPRLAVQLVPDHLPPDWPDGTPQQMHLDVFVEDIDAAHDEVMSLGARLLKPAEDIKAAEGFQVYADPAGHPFCLCWD from the coding sequence ATGAGGATCGCTCGACAAATCCTGGTATTCGACGCCGCCGACCTGAGCGCCGAGAGCACGTTCTGGGCCCGGCTGCTGGGCGGCACGGTGGACGCGGACGACGATTGGCACACGATCTACGCCGACGGCGAGCCGCGGCTGGCTGTCCAACTCGTGCCCGATCACCTTCCGCCCGACTGGCCTGACGGCACGCCTCAGCAGATGCACCTCGATGTGTTCGTCGAGGACATCGATGCGGCCCATGACGAGGTCATGTCGCTGGGCGCCCGGCTGCTGAAACCGGCCGAGGACATCAAGGCGGCCGAGGGCTTCCAGGTCTATGCCGACCCCGCCGGGCATCCGTTCTGCCTGTGCTGGGATTGA
- a CDS encoding Asp23/Gls24 family envelope stress response protein gives MTEPSRARRLLESTNTQLACGADVDALLEQVADGDAGRLDSHQRDCSHCQVAIAEFGLLWAPVQEYARQPVSLPSRLRASVIKQVDRLVHDVWYTLQLTELGAIRVAARVVAAAARDTASRVPGVRVALGRSTESRIAQLVAKATAGHLHPHAAVGVLGRTAVIDLALAVSYGEPVHEVAQEVRRRVIAELKENIGLQSVTVNVTVDDVLVKPAEVFTEPARGLAEPAE, from the coding sequence ATGACCGAACCGTCGCGGGCCCGCCGCCTGCTCGAGTCCACCAACACCCAGCTGGCCTGCGGCGCCGACGTCGACGCGTTGCTGGAGCAGGTGGCCGACGGTGACGCCGGACGCCTGGACTCCCACCAGCGCGACTGCTCGCACTGCCAGGTCGCGATCGCCGAGTTCGGGCTGCTGTGGGCGCCGGTTCAGGAGTACGCGCGGCAGCCGGTCAGCCTTCCGTCGCGGCTGCGGGCCTCGGTGATCAAGCAAGTCGACCGGTTGGTGCACGACGTGTGGTACACCCTGCAACTGACCGAGCTCGGGGCGATCCGAGTGGCGGCCCGGGTGGTGGCGGCAGCGGCCCGTGACACCGCCAGCCGGGTGCCCGGTGTCCGGGTGGCGCTGGGCCGGAGCACCGAGTCCCGAATCGCTCAGCTGGTCGCCAAGGCCACCGCCGGCCACCTGCACCCGCACGCGGCGGTCGGCGTGCTCGGTCGCACCGCGGTGATCGATCTCGCCCTTGCCGTGAGCTACGGCGAACCGGTTCATGAGGTGGCTCAGGAGGTGCGCCGCCGGGTGATAGCGGAGCTGAAAGAAAACATTGGATTACAGAGCGTGACGGTAAATGTCACAGTGGATGACGTGTTGGTAAAACCAGCCGAAGTTTTCACCGAACCGGCCCGCGGGTTGGCAGAACCCGCTGAATAG
- a CDS encoding sigma-70 family RNA polymerase sigma factor, translated as MSQDGEADGFDDGYLVRRAQEGYLDAYAELVNRHSLLAYRVALRILGHHQDAEDVAQEALVTAWQQLPQFRGESGFSTWLYRIVTRRAVNRINRDRRHSSTDVLAEWADDSSQTETAFERTQTAGAVTDAIQALPPAQRIVVVLHHLEGLSYADVATVTASSVPAVRSHLYRARRTLGLTLAQWR; from the coding sequence ATGAGCCAGGACGGCGAGGCTGACGGCTTCGACGACGGCTACCTCGTGCGCCGGGCGCAGGAGGGCTATCTCGACGCCTACGCCGAGCTGGTGAACCGGCACAGCCTGCTGGCCTACCGGGTGGCGTTGCGCATCCTGGGCCACCACCAGGACGCCGAGGACGTCGCCCAGGAGGCGCTCGTCACGGCCTGGCAGCAGCTGCCCCAGTTCCGCGGCGAGTCCGGCTTCTCCACCTGGCTGTACCGGATCGTGACCCGCCGGGCCGTGAACCGGATCAACCGGGACCGCCGGCACAGCTCGACCGACGTGCTCGCGGAGTGGGCCGATGACAGCAGCCAGACCGAGACGGCGTTCGAGCGCACCCAGACAGCCGGCGCGGTCACCGACGCGATCCAGGCGTTACCGCCGGCGCAGCGGATCGTTGTGGTTCTGCACCACCTGGAAGGGCTGTCCTACGCCGATGTCGCCACTGTCACCGCATCCAGTGTCCCGGCGGTGCGAAGTCATCTGTACCGGGCGCGCCGCACGCTCGGCCTAACGTTGGCGCAGTGGAGGTGA
- a CDS encoding aminoglycoside 3'-phosphotransferase, with protein sequence MLNRDGELRLPSPVRTAIAAGKPVRLAWVNEVGGRTFEVGDGPGRHFLKWTPVSSGIDLDREVARLRWAARFTPVPAVLDQGRDAAGSWIITTALPGDNAVADRWLADPVRAVRAIGAGLRALHTALPVPDCPFSWSVQDRIADARRRAGQLDPAGWHPEHRGLSVEAALDALSQPPGIDQLVVCHGDSCAPNTLVSVEGSWTGHVDLGSLGVADRWADLAIATWSTEWNYGPGWSQELLAAYGIEADPVRMRFYRLLWDLGP encoded by the coding sequence GTGTTGAACCGCGACGGGGAGCTGCGATTGCCGTCGCCGGTCCGGACGGCGATAGCGGCAGGCAAGCCGGTGCGGCTGGCGTGGGTCAACGAGGTCGGCGGCCGGACCTTCGAGGTCGGCGACGGGCCCGGGCGGCACTTTCTCAAGTGGACGCCGGTGAGCAGTGGCATCGACCTCGACCGCGAGGTGGCCCGGCTTCGTTGGGCCGCCCGGTTCACTCCGGTGCCGGCGGTGCTGGACCAGGGCCGGGACGCGGCCGGATCGTGGATCATCACCACCGCGCTGCCCGGTGACAACGCTGTCGCGGACCGGTGGCTGGCTGACCCGGTCCGTGCGGTGCGAGCCATCGGCGCCGGGCTGCGGGCGCTGCACACCGCGTTGCCGGTGCCCGACTGCCCGTTCTCCTGGTCGGTTCAGGACCGGATCGCCGACGCCCGGCGCCGGGCCGGTCAGCTGGATCCGGCCGGCTGGCATCCCGAGCATCGGGGGTTGAGTGTCGAGGCGGCCCTGGACGCGCTGTCACAGCCGCCGGGCATCGACCAGTTGGTGGTCTGTCATGGTGACTCGTGCGCGCCGAACACGCTGGTGAGCGTCGAGGGGAGCTGGACCGGCCACGTCGACCTCGGCTCGCTCGGGGTCGCTGACCGGTGGGCCGATCTGGCGATCGCGACCTGGAGCACCGAGTGGAACTACGGCCCGGGCTGGTCGCAGGAGTTGCTGGCGGCCTACGGCATCGAGGCTGATCCGGTCCGGATGCGGTTCTACCGGCTGCTGTGGGACCTGGGTCCCTGA
- a CDS encoding GAF and ANTAR domain-containing protein encodes MSDLPDMDSARWFAALARDLAEQPDRDATASRILELITGATGCSFAAIARLSPQGVLIHHHSTDRALLGKVAAISTATGEGVAWQALRERRTVLVEDLHSESRWPQYTARLRAETPFRSALGYSLILDNLVLGAMVLFSAEPGFFTSAICRFGDVYADHAAIALARVTDHERAENLETALQSNREIGMAVGILMVRYGLTDQAAFDLLRVTSQHEHRKLREIAAETVYSGELPQRPERAVLRLA; translated from the coding sequence TTGAGCGATCTCCCCGATATGGACAGCGCGCGCTGGTTTGCTGCGCTTGCTCGCGATTTAGCCGAACAACCTGACCGGGACGCCACTGCCTCCCGGATACTCGAACTCATCACCGGCGCCACCGGTTGCTCCTTTGCCGCGATAGCCCGTCTCTCGCCGCAAGGCGTTCTCATTCACCACCACTCCACCGACCGGGCGTTGCTCGGCAAGGTCGCCGCCATTTCCACCGCTACCGGCGAGGGTGTCGCCTGGCAGGCGTTGCGCGAGCGCCGCACGGTGCTGGTCGAGGATCTGCACTCGGAGTCCCGCTGGCCGCAGTACACCGCTCGACTGCGCGCCGAGACCCCGTTCCGATCTGCTTTGGGATACAGCTTGATCCTGGACAACCTGGTGCTCGGGGCGATGGTCCTCTTCTCCGCCGAGCCGGGCTTCTTCACCAGTGCCATCTGCCGTTTCGGCGATGTGTATGCCGATCACGCCGCGATCGCGCTGGCCAGGGTGACCGATCACGAGCGGGCTGAGAACCTCGAGACCGCGCTGCAGAGCAACCGCGAGATCGGCATGGCGGTCGGCATCCTGATGGTCCGCTACGGGCTCACCGATCAGGCCGCCTTCGACCTGCTCCGGGTCACCTCTCAACACGAGCACCGCAAGCTTCGCGAGATCGCGGCCGAGACGGTGTACAGCGGTGAGCTTCCGCAGCGCCCCGAGCGGGCCGTCCTGCGGCTGGCTTGA
- a CDS encoding PRC and DUF2382 domain-containing protein: protein MMSPEQLQTMIGQNAVDSSGDKIGRIGQIYLDDSTGDPQWVTVSTGMFGTKESFAPLYGSRTEGDNLMLAVSKAMVKDAPNVENDGHLDESEVQALYQYYQGYLGDQSMMGDTGGMVGDTGGRADLDQDYVEQGGRQDLSDQSGVVGHDTSGPTTDDAMTRSEERVRVGTQNVETGRARLRKYIVTENVTQTVPVSHEEVRIEREPITDANVGKAMSGGDLTEEEHEVTLHAERPVVEKETVPVERVRLATETVTNEETVSEQVRKEQIEEPQTDIRGDQR, encoded by the coding sequence ATGATGTCACCAGAGCAGTTGCAGACCATGATCGGCCAGAACGCCGTCGACTCCAGCGGCGACAAGATCGGCCGGATCGGGCAGATCTACCTCGACGACAGCACCGGTGATCCCCAGTGGGTCACTGTCAGCACCGGCATGTTCGGCACCAAGGAGTCCTTCGCGCCGCTGTACGGCTCGCGCACCGAGGGTGACAACCTGATGCTCGCCGTATCCAAGGCGATGGTCAAGGACGCGCCGAACGTCGAGAACGACGGTCACCTGGACGAGTCCGAGGTGCAGGCGCTCTACCAGTACTACCAGGGTTACCTGGGCGATCAGAGCATGATGGGCGACACCGGCGGCATGGTGGGCGACACCGGCGGCCGGGCTGACCTCGATCAGGACTACGTCGAGCAAGGCGGTCGTCAGGACCTCAGTGACCAGTCCGGCGTGGTGGGGCACGACACCTCCGGCCCGACCACCGACGACGCGATGACGCGGTCCGAGGAGCGGGTCCGGGTCGGCACCCAGAACGTCGAGACCGGCCGGGCCCGGCTGCGCAAGTACATCGTGACCGAGAACGTCACCCAGACGGTGCCGGTCAGCCACGAGGAGGTCCGGATCGAGCGCGAGCCGATCACCGACGCAAACGTGGGCAAGGCGATGTCAGGCGGGGACCTCACCGAAGAGGAGCACGAGGTGACCCTGCACGCCGAGCGCCCGGTGGTGGAGAAGGAGACCGTTCCGGTGGAGCGGGTCCGGTTGGCCACCGAGACGGTCACCAACGAAGAGACGGTGTCCGAGCAGGTGCGCAAGGAGCAGATCGAGGAGCCGCAGACCGACATCCGCGGCGACCAGCGTTAG
- the amaP gene encoding alkaline shock response membrane anchor protein AmaP gives MHADRTNRAMLILFAIALIAAGAVGALAGFGALGPVTKHGELPANRVGAYFGRHGDWLWPVIAAVALIVALLALRWLLALLFSTDRAGDLPITGDRSAGRTTLAAPALTDAVATEIDSYPGVHSARARLIGDPLAPTLVVTATLEESADLPGLRRRIEANAVEHARQALADPELPVRLDLTVTTRQANRVA, from the coding sequence ATGCACGCCGACCGCACCAACCGGGCGATGCTCATACTGTTCGCGATCGCGCTGATCGCCGCCGGCGCCGTCGGCGCGCTCGCCGGTTTCGGCGCCCTGGGCCCGGTCACCAAGCACGGTGAGTTGCCGGCCAACCGGGTCGGCGCGTACTTCGGCCGGCACGGTGACTGGCTCTGGCCGGTGATCGCCGCCGTCGCCCTGATCGTCGCGCTGCTGGCGCTGCGCTGGTTGCTCGCCCTGCTGTTCTCGACCGACCGCGCCGGTGACCTGCCGATCACCGGTGACCGCTCGGCCGGCCGCACCACCCTGGCGGCGCCCGCCCTGACCGACGCGGTCGCCACCGAGATCGACAGCTACCCCGGCGTCCACTCGGCCCGGGCCCGGCTGATCGGTGACCCGCTCGCCCCGACCCTGGTGGTCACCGCTACTTTGGAGGAGAGCGCCGATCTGCCCGGCCTGCGCCGGCGGATCGAAGCCAACGCCGTCGAGCATGCCCGGCAGGCATTGGCTGATCCGGAGCTGCCGGTGCGACTGGACCTGACGGTCACCACCCGGCAAGCCAACCGGGTCGCCTGA